Within Limanda limanda chromosome 1, fLimLim1.1, whole genome shotgun sequence, the genomic segment GATCTGAAAACCTGAAGAGTCAAACCTACAGAAGTCAACACTGTGGTTTAGAGAATATTTAACTTCCTGCTAAAAATGTTTCCAAAGAATCATTGAATCATGTTCAGATTTACTCGTTAAAATCACAACCGACCTCGTTCAACTTCAGGAGAATCTAAAAAAAGACCCAGTTCCATTTTAAGATTTCTATTTCTACCTCAGACCGGTTTCTTTTTCTGTCCGTCTGTTCTATTGTTGTACTCAGATCTGAGACGCAGAGGAAACGTGTTGAGTGACGACTCAAAGGTTTCAGGTCCAATCACGTCCTCAGATTAATGTGGAAACactaaaaaaagacaaacagctgcagtttcaaactttatttaacttttaaccTTTAAAAACTCAGATCTAgtctgtgattggttgtttaACGATTTCTTGTTAGATCTGTTTTTACCTTTAAAGAAATAATGAGTCTCTAATTCAGTTTAATCAGAAGTTTTTATTCGAGTTTGTTGGTCAGAATCGATCCAGTTTTCTTTTGCAGAAGTCTTTTGAAGTTTACGATTCACTGACTCGTGTGCAGAAGTTTTTACAGATTGTAGACAATCTTAGATGTTATGTAAAAGTCTTATTCTTCTTCCATCGAACTGCTGGTGCTTTGTCCCACACGTTATTATAGTTTTATGATGTATAGAAAATCCCAGTGTTGTTTTGTCCATGAAACGTTCTGGTTTGTCACAAAGGGTAAGTTGAATtgaactgtttcctgtttcttctgCTGCCGAAGGTTCGTGTAAATCTCTGAACTCCGTCGACACCGAGTCGTTTCCGAGAGTCGACCTGCAGCCGCCATGTTTCTTCCAGACGCCAGTCGAGCCTCGCAGACACACCGGCGGCTcgcctccgccgccgccgtcaTGATGCTGCtggcatcacttcctgtgtcggCTGTGGAACCAGAGACGTGTTTCTCCAGACAGCACCAGAGCGCCAGAGTCAACGTCCGAGTGGCCGTGACCAGAGCCGGCACGGTGATGGACACTCGCGTGTACGGCTCCGAGAGGGACTGTATCCTCGCCTGCTGCTCGGAGGACGTGAAACCAGGTGAGAGACAACGCTCCCTGGAGGTCGCTCCAAGGTCGAGTGAAGTCTGCTGGAGATCTCCCAGTGATGATGAGGCTTTCATACGATGTGAAACTTATTAAATATCTATCTCACAGAACTACTGtgtaaaacattataaatatatataacatatattacACCTTTAAAAAAGGTGTATTGttctaatgtgtgtttgtgtgtatctctgtgtgtgtgtgtgtgtgtaggagcaAAGTGTAACATGGCCGTGTTCAGTGGGAACAAACACCCCGGAGAAGGAAACTGTTTCCTGTTCCACTGTCAGTCGGACACGGACTGTCCGTTAACCAAAGCTCCGAACGCCACCAACACCTACGACATCTTCAAAGGTCAGCGCATGCAGCACGTGTCATAGTGATGTCACCAGGGCGCACAGGCAGCTAGTCGCAGTCACTTAACCACAAATAGGCTGGTAttgtgttagtttgttagttaaTTATGTAGTTAGCTAGTGAGTTAGTGAGTCTTTAGGTTGTTATTGTTTCTATCTTCTTTGTTTCTCAGGTTTGATTCACCCGACCACAGTGAGACCTGTGACgacaaccacaacacaaaccaccACCACGACTTTACCTCCGACTAAAACCACCACTACCACACAAagtacaacaacaactacacaacccaccacaacaacaaccacatccTCACCGCCAACAACCACACAGGCACCAGCCACTACAACAGCTCCTCCACCTATCATCATCATAGCCACCATGCCTGTGGTAACTCCAGCCCCCACCAGCACCACAACAACTAGACCAACAACGACAACAACTACACCACCCACACCGACGACAACTACACCACCAGCAACAACGACAACCACAACGACGACAactacaccaacaacaacaccgaCAACCACGCCAACAACGACGACAACTAcaccagcaacaacaacaacaactaaaccaacaacaacaactacatcAACAACGACAACAGTTTACAACGTCaccatgaaaaaaacaaacaaaaccagtagaaaacaaaataaaacaacaaagaaagtgaaagctCATCCTGTGACGACGGCTCAGACTACGAGCTCCacgacatcacttcctgctgcaaCGGCAGCTAACCAACCAGAGCCGACCACTGAAATGACCATCCCCCCTCCCACTATGACCACCACCACGCCCCCTCCTCCCATTGTGaccaccaccactaccacccctcctcccagtATGACATCCACCACcacaaccccccctcctcccactatGACATccaccaccactaccaccaGCCCTCCCACGACCACGGAGCCGTCCCCCACGAGGACGTCTCCAGCTGCGAGCCTCATTATCGTCCCTAAAGACGCCGGCCAGAGCTCGGGTGCCGGACGGGGGAATGCGGTAGCGTCTCGGGGGGCAGTGAAGAGCGGCCTGGTGGCGTTCATGGTGCTGGGGCTCGCCGTGCTCACGCTGGCGCTGGCTGTCGGTGGACGTAAGGCGATGGAGTCCTTCGACAGACGCCATTACACGAGACTGGAGCTCAACGACCTGCACTACGAGGTGTGAGGAGGACGGACTCACGGAGCTCTGAGTCCTCAGGACAGAAGCTCAGAGGACAAGTAACGTGACGAGGTTCAGAACCCCTGTTAAACTGAGAGCAGGTGGAATGTGATTGGTTTGAGAGGTTTGACGTCAAGACACAGTCGAGCCTTTATTTACACTCatgtaactttatttatttctctagAATAAGAACCAACACGAATGATGCACTGATTAAATTACTGTGAAGAAACAGACATGTGAACAAAATCCTCCAGcacagatttgtatttatttttcatgtaatGTGGAAGACGTTTGAAATGAAGATTCATTTAAAATCAGACAGGAAATGAATATTCCgtgattttaaatgatattacattttttgtattttaccaCTGTCACGGaatttaaacaaacaactcGCACATGATGGAAAAATCCATAATTAATATGTTGATTGTTATATCGTCACATTGTCTGCTATTAGTTTTATTAGCGCTTCTCTTCATGTTCAATCTTGTGTCTGAAACAAAGATCGGATCAATatttaaactttcttttattgAGTTCTGACTCAAAACTTTGGGCAAAATCTTCAGATTTTACTTTATGATCTTAAAGATTTATGATttctttgaatttaaatgtgagacCTGAAAGGTTAGAATGTTTTCTTGTGTCCATAGAACTGAATTTTTATAATTGTATTTCAGAACCGGAAGAGATTGTTTACTTTATATAAAATCTAATTTTGAGTTTCTTCTCTAATGTCAATCTCTAAATTTTGAATCAAACCTCGTCGGCAGTTTTCATATTTTCCAAAACATGAGATTTTACTTTCTAGCATCAAACAGATGTCTGAATAATCAGATATTTGTATATGTTATTTGGTAAAACTTCAAATGACAATTCTCAGAATCCATCAAATTTATCTTTAGAATTGAGAGATTTTCTGAGAATTCTTTTGTCTTGTATTCGCCAAATTAAAAAGAATCATGTTATTTATTCCACAGATAGACAACTTTCTTTTTTGATTGACTTTAATTTCAGAACTGAAGCTTTTCTCATGattcattgtttttaataaCTGACTTTTATTCCCAGAGATCAGAACTTTTTAAAATCATAACTGTCTTAATGACCTCAGAGGGAAACTTCAGAAGAAACGAGGAACAACAGCAATATTTCATTGGCAGAAACTCAGGAAGCGTCTGAAGTGGAGCTGATGCACGGATGCTGTGGACGCACGGGTCGGACACAGATCGTCAGTCGAGGCCTTTTCACCTTGGGGTTGGAGTCCCTCGTGTGTAAAGTTCTCGTGCATGTCTTTTTACTCCCACACGAGCCTGTGATTCACTGCggtttttatatttcttcacatttttctTGTTTCACACATGAATTAAAGTTTGATGTGAGCAGCGATGCACTGATCGTAAGCTGCGGGTTTAACGTGATCCTTTTTCAATATTACATTGTTTTTCATAGTTCACTGGACGTGCACTATTTTCATATGCTGGTGGAGCTGGGtcgaccagcagggggcagcagcacACACTGAAAACTCTTTACACTGATTCATTTAtgattgtttatattattattattataaaattctgtcttgttttgtgAAGTGAAGCTTTGGTTCAGAATTTGATGCTTTGTTCCtgtaaagataaaaaatgtgatttttgaacgtttgtgtgtttgtggtttttagAATAAATGAATTAACAGTTTATTATCATCGTCTGTATGACTGATGTAATAAAAAATGCcagatttttgttttccacaaCACTTCATTAGGATAATGAAATTGATCTGTGGAATAATATAAACATCTGGAGGTAAAGATTTTAAAACGGTGAATTCAACAAACTgattaaattcattatttttttctaacAAAAGTAATTGTCAGTGCTCGGGTGAACTTTTTTATAGATTCtattgctctggacattttgaCAATTTTCACTCATATTATTTGTCTCAAAAGTTTCCTACAAATGTTGAATTTTACATCAGAACTTAAACCTTTTACAAGTTTCAATaagataaaaacaacacaaacacaatctgcgTCCGCAGCCTCTCAGAACCTCCAGGGTCCAGAGCTCTGGGACCAGTGGATCCAGTCCcagcagggccggccctggcaatgttggcaccataggcgagatttcaaattggcgccccccaacatacacacgcaaactgtcatgcatccacaataacttttggactgtatatagatgcacacacaggcagacaaaattgtaagccataaaaaacaataaaaatatataggaGGATGTTTAAGATGCTGGCTTGCCTGTCCACAGAGCCAtggatggtgacatcagcaaatgtccctactatgctgccaaaatgagtaggtttctatacttctctttgtatgcatcatgctgctttgaggaactgttgtgaggttgttgttgtcaaggtttgtttttctctttttgtgcatccagCAGCGTTGAGTGAAACGGCATATGCCAGTCAACCCGCCATGGCCGACCTCTGACACCCAACGGGACAGGTTCTGTTTGCGACTTggattgctgctctggctggattcgctgcatggtatctgatgtgatcccgcctccagcctgtcattttgctgctgagagaggaaaagggagagagggagagggaggagaaacattgaaggaaggcgaataaggagattgagaccatttcatagttaaatacatacattctttaggggtccaagctaattcaatattgcacttaaaaactgtgactggctatacagctgacaatgatgcacctatatacaatacactgttacacaagtacagttcttttttttaaatccattctcacatttcgTAATTCATACTTGGCCTCCAGAAAGTTGGTACATGTGCACAAGTGATAGGAATCCGAAGCTGTTTTTCGAGACATAGCACACCTACACTTTgacaagtgcatgttttattaaaactatttcagataatTGAATGTCTACTGATGCATTTTGAAATGATCTAATTATTTGCTTTGGGGTTTTAAGCTATATCATGATTAAGGTGTAAACATATTAATGGTTTATCTAAATTCTTCTAATAGACCTGTAGTTTATCTACTTGATGGTTACTTATGTTCGAGGTAGgtcttttaacatctcatttgttttgaatacacaagTATCCACCATCGCTACATCTGGGTACCCATCATCCATATGACTTTGGCGTAAGTTTGCTCCTGTTagtacaaaattataataatacaaaatgaattacactgcatgtgtaatGCATTCTCGTTTCTCAGGTTCCAGCTGCAGAAAGATGGCAATATATTATGTTGGGCATGGACtggggtagatcttgttgagctggtcatttcaagagtagctcacaagcctataaagtgtgggaaCCCCTGGCCTAGTGGGTAGAGTGGTCCttttggcaggatttcaatcacctatttattgcaaaatatattacactatgtaaatttattaaatataaaaaaggataaatttaattaaaaatttaaaaaacctgcGCGCGCAATGGTCTTCTGCGCAGGAATTGCGTgcgcagttttttttaattttttttttgtttaatttaatttttttgtctaatttaatttaaaaaaaattgtatatatttaatttgaaatggtaatggttcatttttgtttttaaatttagataTTATtcgatattgtgcaatgaataggtggttgaagtcctgccaacacgacagcctgccaaccTGACcgatgagttcggacccagctcctgtgtccactggtgtcctggttccacccgtggcagcgtagtggcgtggggctggctcatccctgcggcccagggagcgcatttctccatgctggttcaggggtaaatgatgctggtcttcacaggtgacttacctacgcaagcctgtgtgtgtgtgtggccgcggcCGTTACAGGTATAACAGGCCAAATTAACCCCCGCCCAAATTAAACCCGGGTATACTTTGGCAcgggccagagtataccccggGGGATAAACTGGCCTAGGCAAAAATATacatggtggatatgtggttgatttagctctaaggtCAGGTAGCATAGTAGTTGAATTGTGCTATCAAAGaatttgaatcttcaaaatctaggcttgatattctcttatattttaatgataatttacactgcattaattggaattGGAACcagggtctcatttataaccgttgcgtacgcacaaaacgggcctgaaacgtgcgtacgccatcTCTCACGTCAACGTTgggattaataaaaacaaacttgacgggagaatttgcgtatttccacgcaaactctgacccatgcgtacgaacgttttggagacgggataGAGCGCAGAGAGAAcccagtgcacagagcgcactggagatcacttacaacaaattaagaaactttccaaataatatcccagaggaggtgaggatccactgatgtgagggaatcagTGGAGCGgggatctgctcgatgtgtgcatgtgaatggaaggacgaggaggaagcgagggttcagtgatgtctgatctcacacagtgtgttatccacagcagcagcggcagagtttcagtgtattttctttattagtgacatcactgctgtcccataaagtcgctcttcacctccacctcactaacagacacctACGAACgcttccaggtggactgtgtttcataaagcgaacattgcgttcaggtgtacgtgcgcacggttttataaatcagaattATCTTTTGCCTACGCCATTTCCGGCTGTTATAcatacgtacacttttagtatgaatcctacgcactcttttataaatgagaccccagaagCGTGCCTTTGATCACcgacacaacagcaaaaaagaaatttagagttttaagatttaagttagttagctttctcccttaatttacctgtcaaagctgaacccccaataaaatgttgaaaaattaagtaattcttgtgtatatcattcaacactactgatatcatgggggtataatctggcctgaggggtataaattggcctaggccataatataccccggggtataatctagcctagGCCACTTTAACCCCGGGTATAGTCCGGCCGGGGGgtatactatggcctgttacaccggggttagaggatgatggtgtgacgttaatatattgttttacattgcatgtgtcacttaatgataattcagtctcttgtgccgccctcttgcatttttcaccctaggcaaccgcctatctcgcctgtaccaggagccgcccctgagtCCCAGGTGCAGGGGACAGTGGGACGTGAACCTCTGCTGGACACTGGGAGGTCCTGGTGATGCTcgacaacacaacaataacacaacaagCACTGCTGCTCCTGTACttctttgtgaggacatttcaaCTGATCCgcacaaataaaatatacaacaagaaaagaaacctgaagctgttcctggtctctccctctttctcctccctctctctctctctttctctcttctgccctctttctccctctctctctctctttctctcgctctctctctttctctctctccgtctccctctctctctccgtcctatctctctctctctctcctccccctctctctgagatattgtgttatgatttgatgttctacaaataaatacagaataagGCATGTAGTGTGTATatagtatgtatgtgtgtgtgcgtgtatacgtgtgtttctgtgtgtgtgtgtgtgtgtgtgtatacgtgtgcaCATATACTTTTGTGAATGtatacgtatgtgtgtgtgtctacgtctgagtgtgtgtgtgagagtgagtgtgtgagtctgagtgtgtgtacgtgtgtgtgtgtgtgtgtgtgtgtgtgtgtgtgagtgtgtgtgtgagtgtgtgtgtgagagtctgtatgagtgtgtgtgtgtgtgtgtgtgagtctgagtgtgtgtgcgtgagtctgagtgagtgtgtgtgagagtatgtgtgtctgagcgtgtgtgtgtgtgtgtgtgtgtgtgtgtgtgtgtgtgtgtgtgtgtgtgtatgagtgtgtctgagactagtgtgtgtgtgtgtctacgtgtgtgtgtgtgtgtgtgtgtgtgtgtgagtgtgtgtgtagaacaACAATAGAGCccgggaggaggggggagagaggaggagcagcagcggggggagcagcttcctctggcGGAAGGACACATCGTTGCTCCTCGTTCCTCCTCGTTCCTCCTGCAGGACAATGTGAGAGACTCTGGATCTAAACCCAGCGAATAGCAGCAGAACAGCCGCAGATCAGCCGCAGAGCCCCGGGATGGAAGCGGCCTCCGTGTGACGGACCTCCAGCCTCCCCCCGACCCGCCGTGTGTTCGATCCGCCTTCAGAGCTCGGGAAGCGGCCGCGGCGATGGGACGAGGCCGCTGAGCGGAGCGCGGCGCAGGGCCGAGACGCGGAGGAAGATGGATGTCGTGCTGCGGAGCGTGTTGTTGTGTACTTTCTGTTTTCTCATCCGAGGTGAGTTCTGCTCCgcggacacacactcactcactacCCCGGGGAGAGGAGGTTCTACCGGGGCGGTGGTGCTAGCTGGGCCAGGCCGGGACCTCGGCTCCGGGCTCGACTCTGCGGGGCTAACGCTAGCTTAGCTtcccgccccctgctggagctCCGGGAACTCCGGGAGCGAAACCACAACCACCCGCTAACACACACCCGGGTTAGCGGGGTGATATCCCGGGGTAGATTCACGGGTTAACCCGCCTCCTCTAACCCGGGTCACAGTTTAATGACGTTTCGCTGTTTTATAACTTTGTCTTTTGTAACTCAAACAAACCTTTGATCCCGGTTAGCACAGTTAGCTTCACCTGCTAATGGACGAGTCACTCAgcgacacacaacaacacagacatgtgaactcacactgaaacacacaacaacacaaacatgtgaacacacaacaactcaaacatgtaaatacaaaacaacacaaacatgtgaactcacagaaacacacaacaacacaaacatgtgaacacacagaaacacacaacaacacaaacatgtaaacacacaacaacacaaacatgtgaacacccagaaacacacaacaatacaAACCTGTGAACACACTGTTGTTGTGTCATCAACCTGCAGAGTTCACTCAGCTACAcacagattgtgttgttgtgtacatttaAAGTTCATGTAAACTTTAACAATTTGTTTAGTTCTGATGAACCTGTTTTTTAAGTGTGTAAAATATCAGATCAGTTAAAAACATCTATTTCGAGGTTttggagaaaagattaaaaacaggCTTATAAACATTTGTCAGATTTAATGAAGTCACATCTTCGGTCTCGGATAGAAAACCTTCGACTTAACGACTACTTGTGGTAAAATTGGAATATAAACACAACAAAGGCtgaattgtgttttcttattgatTAGTAATCACTTCTAATTAGCTGTTTGCCACAGACTCTtagtgatgtcacttcctcctGTGGCTGGGTCGTGGTTCCTGGCGTTCGGCTCGTCCGCCTCCTGGAAGGAACTCGGTTGAGTTTCGATTTCGTGCTATAGTAAAAATATTTACAGCTGGAAATTCCCCCTTAAGTCAAGTCAACAGAGGCGGGGGGGCTGGCGACCTCCGCTCTGATGTGTCAGGTTGTGGGTTAGGACGAAGGCCAGGAGCCAGCGGGGGGGGCACGGGCCCAGACCCCTGGTTCTGGTTCAGTCGGGGTGGTGATCACCACAAAACACCAGAAACTGAACAAATGATCACCTCACGACTTTTATCCAAGGGAAAATTAGATTTATGTTGAAACAACAACCAGACAGAGAAGATGCAGAAGTTTCTCACACGtctgtttccttctgttttcATGAGATCAGTAAAGAACAATGAATACAAGAGAGAAGCATCAGGGAAGAATAATATCAAATCATCTGATGAACTTTTCACAGATGAAACTCAGGATCTTCAGTCACATCGTTCAAACTAAACCACTCACCTTCATTTTGAATCTGTAATTTACTAAAATAATTTATGTtccatataaaatatgttttcagagGTAAACAAGTCACCAGGTGATTGTTAAAGTTGATTTCTCAGCTGGTTCTTCTTCAGTGTCTCGTCCTCTCTCTAAACTCTGGTCTCTTGCAGCCGTGCCGCTGCTGCTGTATGCAAACCGACGGGACCTCCGGCTCGTGGACGCGGCGCACGAGAAAGCCAACGCCACGGTGGTGGTGGGAGGGCTGGAAGATGCCGCGGCCGTGGACTATGTCTACTCCCAAGGCCTCATCTACTGGAGCGACGTGAGCGAGGAGGCCATCAAACGCACGGTCTACAACCAGTCGGGGGCCAGCACGGTCCAGATCGTGGTGCAGGGCCTGGCCTCCCCGGACGGACTGGCGTGCGACTGGCTCGGGAGGAAACTGTACTGGACGGACTCGGAGACCAATCGGGTGGAGGTGGCGGAGCTGGACGGGTCTCTGAGGAAAGTTCTGTTCTGGCAGGAGCTGGACCAGCCGAGGGCCATCGCTCTGGATCCAGAACGAGGGTGAGTCCCAACGTTCTCTGAttgggaggggggagagaatCCCACAATGCAATTGGTTTCTTGGTGGCATTCTGTTGTCACATGGTACAAACCCAGATCTGTGTGAGAGCAGATGTTTACGTGATGCTGCAGCTCCGGGCTCTGACTCCTGAACAGGAGCAGGAGGGCGTGTAGCGCTGCTTTGTCTGGGTCGGTCCCGGGTCAGGTTGGGTTGCAGGGCGGCggagctcctcctccatgctGCCGTCCGCCCGACTCGCCAGAAAACTCCACCACAGCGTCCGGGTGGAGGTTTCCTTTCCTCCGCTGTGAGAGGACGAGACCAGGACTCTCAGGAATGTCTTGTGTCAGCTGGAGACGGCAGGAGGACGACGTCTCTGATAAACTCGTCTGACGACCTGGTGTAAATAATCCAGTTCATACACAGTCACCAATAACAACATATACAACAACAGTGTGTTTAACACGCGTGATAAACAGAAAGGTCACCTCTCCTCAGGTTTCATCCACAAACCTTCTCCACCGAGACCTT encodes:
- the mansc1 gene encoding MANSC domain-containing protein 1 codes for the protein MMLLASLPVSAVEPETCFSRQHQSARVNVRVAVTRAGTVMDTRVYGSERDCILACCSEDVKPGAKCNMAVFSGNKHPGEGNCFLFHCQSDTDCPLTKAPNATNTYDIFKGLIHPTTVRPVTTTTTQTTTTTLPPTKTTTTTQSTTTTTQPTTTTTTSSPPTTTQAPATTTAPPPIIIIATMPVVTPAPTSTTTTRPTTTTTTPPTPTTTTPPATTTTTTTTTTPTTTPTTTPTTTTTTPATTTTTKPTTTTTSTTTTVYNVTMKKTNKTSRKQNKTTKKVKAHPVTTAQTTSSTTSLPAATAANQPEPTTEMTIPPPTMTTTTPPPPIVTTTTTTPPPSMTSTTTTPPPPTMTSTTTTTSPPTTTEPSPTRTSPAASLIIVPKDAGQSSGAGRGNAVASRGAVKSGLVAFMVLGLAVLTLALAVGGRKAMESFDRRHYTRLELNDLHYEV